In the genome of Pelecanus crispus isolate bPelCri1 chromosome 17, bPelCri1.pri, whole genome shotgun sequence, one region contains:
- the SLC45A3 gene encoding solute carrier family 45 member 3, with translation MAQRAWVSMLFHNRKTQLLLVNSLTFGLEVCLAAGITYVPPLLLEVGVEEKFMTMVLGIGPVLGLVFVPLIGSASDHWHSSYGRRRPFIWMLCLGVLLSLFVIPHASSLASLFALNTRPLEIAFLILGIGLLDFCGQVCFTPLEALLSDLFQEPDNCRQAFSLYAFMISLGGCIGYLLPAIDWGGSFLAPYLGGQETCLFSLLAIIFLGCVLATLFVTEEAATQADVLDGPALKDAPPKPSPPACCSCQLSRSSCLLQARHMMQALRNLCTLVPRLHSLYCRIPKVIRRLFVSELCSWMALMTFMLFYTDFVGEGLYHGVPRAKPGTDARRHYDEGVRMGSLGLFLQCVTSIFFSTIMDRMVKQFGTRAVYLASVVFFPVAAFVMCLSHSVIVVTISAALTGFTFSALQILPYTLASLYHHEKQVFLHKYKSKEEEDAARLDKKSAFSKGHLSSQKLPYQNGHAGSLFSSSSSSSSPPASGSALCVSSSCDVSLMMMVGEPDSVAPGRGICLDLAILDSAFLLSQVVPSLFMGSIVQFTQSVTAYMVSAAGFGLVAIYFATKVVFDKSDMAKYSV, from the exons ATGGCTCAAAGAGCCTGGGTCAGCATGCTCTTCCACAACCGCAAgacccagctcctgctggtcaATTCCCTGACGTTCGGCCTGGAAgtctgcctggctgcagggatAACCTACGTGCCTCCGCTGCTGCTGGAAGTGGGTGTGGAGGAGAAGTTCATGACCATGGTTTTGG ggatAGGACCTGTCCTTGGCTTGGTTTTTGTCCCGCTGATCGGATCCGCCAGCGACCACTGGCACAGCAGCTATGGCCGAAGGCGACCTTTCATCTGGATGCTTTGCCTGGGAGTCCTGCTGAGCCTCTTCGTCATCCCGCATGCCAGCAGCCTGGCCAGCCTGTTCGCCCTCAACACTCGCCCGCTGGAGATCGCCTTCCTCATCCTGGGCATCGGATTACTGGATTTCTGCGGCCAGGTCTGCTTCACTCCGCTGGAGGCCCTGCTCTCAGACCTCTTCCAGGAGCCGGACAACTGCCGCCAGGCCTTCTCCTTGTATGCCTTCATGATCAGCTTGGGGGGCTGCATTGGCTACCTGCTTCCAGCCATCGACTGGGGCGGCAGCTTTCTGGCCCCGTACCTGGGAGGGCAGGAGACGTGCCTCTTCAGCCTCCTTGCCATCATTTTCCTCGGCTGTGTGCTGGCCACGCTCTTTGTGACAGAGGAGGCAGCCACCCAGGCAGATGTTCTGGATGGCCCAGCGCTGAAGGACGCTCCCCCTAAGCCCtcacctcctgcctgctgctcttgccAGCTCTCCAGGAGCTCGTGTCTCCTGCAGGCCAGGCACATGATGCAGGCCCTGAGAAACCTCTGCACGCTGGTGCCACGGCTTCACAGCCTCTACTGCCGCATCCCCAAGGTCATCCGGCGCCTGTTCGTGTCCGAGCTCTGCAGCTGGATGGCACTCATGACATTCATGCTGTTCTACACAGACTTTGTTGGGGAAGGACTGTATCACGGCGTCCCCAGAGCCAAGCCAGGCACGGACGCCAGACGCCACTACGATGAAG GTGTCCGGATGGGTAGTTTGGGCCTCTTCCTGCAATGCGTCACATCCATCTTCTTTTCGACAATCATGGACCGGATGGTGAAGCAGTTTGGGACGCGGGCGGTCTACCTGGCCAGCGTGGTCTTCTTCCCCGTGGCTGCCTTCGTCATGTGCCTTTCCCACAGTGTCATCGTTGTTACCATCTCAGCTGCTCTGACGGGCTTCACCTTCTCTGCACTCCAAATCCTGCCATACACACTGGCATCACTGTATCATCATGAAAAACAG gtatttttgcataaatataagagcaaagaggaggaagacGCAGCTCGATTGGACAAGAAATCAGCCTTCTCTAAAGGCCATCTTTCCAGCCAGAAGCTGCCTTACCAGAATGGACATGCTGGGagcctcttctcttcttcctcttcctcctcctctcctccagcctccGGCTCGGCTCTGTGCGTCAGCTCCTCCTGCGACGTCTCTCTCATGATGATGGTGGGAGAACCAGACTCGGTGGCTCCTGGCCGAGGGATCTGCCTGGACCTGGCTATTTTGGACAgtgctttcctcctctctcaggTTGTCCCCTCCCTCTTCATGGGGTCCATCGTCCAGTTTACGCAGTCAGTGACTGCCTACATGGTGTCAGCTGCCGGCTTTGGCCTGGTAGCCATTTACTTTGCAACCAAAGTGGTCTTTGATAAGAGTGACATGGCGAAGTATTCAGTGTGA